The following DNA comes from Glaciihabitans arcticus.
CGGCGCAGATTGCCCCAGTCCGACTCGGCCAGGTGTCCGGCATCCTCGAGGAGTGCGGCGACGATCGGTGTGCCGACCGGCTCGGGGCTCGTCGTTGAGAGCGAGCGGCCCAGATAGACGAGCATGGCCGGCTTCGGGATGGCGTCGAACGGCACAAGCGCCAAGGAGGTCGGGGTCGCGAGCAGCGCTTCGCCCTGGAAGATGGGGAGCACCCGCGCGGTCGGATCGGCGCGCAGTTCGTCGAACAGGGCGGGGCGTTCGCGGGCGAGGTAGTCGCGATCGAGCTCGTAGCGCGACAGCGGGAGGCGCGCGAGGAATGACTGTGACATTGGCCGACCGTTCGAGAAGTGCGTGGCGTAAGAGCCTGCTGGCGCGGAGTCGACCTACCCTGTTCGTATGGCTCGATCCCATCTCACTCTAGCCGCGCTCGCGACCTCGGCCGTCGCCGACCTCGACCTCGTCTCCGCGTCCGAGTTCGGCTCGCGACACGACAACGAATTCGACTCGGCCCTGCTCACCGGCCGCGACGGCAAGCACTGGATCATCCGGGTGCCGCGCAGCGAGGCAGCGGAGGCTGCACAGTCCGCCGACCTCGTCGCCCTGCAGGCGATCAGCGCCGGTGTGCGCACCCGCTTGCCGTTCGCCGTCTCCAGTTTCGTCGGGCAGACCCCCGTCTCCGGCACGCGTGCCGTCGTCTACGAGTTCGTCTACGGGTCCAAGGTCGGACTCGGCGATGTCGAGCCCGCTCTCGCCGCGTCGCTCGGGACCGCGATCGCCGCGATCCACAACCTGCCGACCAGTTTCGTCGCTGATGCCGGACTGCCGATCTTCGGCGCGAACGAGGCACTGCGCGCGGCCGTGAGCGTGATGGACCGCGCGGCAGCGACGAGCCTTGTTCCCGCGGCGCTGCTCGCCCGCTGGGAATCCGCGATGGAGGACTCGAAGTTGTGGCAGTTCCAGCCCACCGTGGTGAACAACACCCTGAGCGCGGATTCGGTGCTCACCGCGCACGATGAGGTGACGGGCATCCTCAACTGGCAGGAACTGCGGGTCGCCGACCCCGCGCGCGACGTGGCCTGGTTGCTGGCCTCCCCCTACCCCGTCGTCGTGGACGCCGCATTCGACGCGTACACGAAGCACCGTGGCAGCGCCGACCGGCAGATCCGCCAGCGCGCGACGCTGTACTCGGAGCTCGAGGTCGCCAAGTGGCTGCTGCACGGCACCGATACCCGCAACACGGAGATCGTGGATGACGCGGTCGAGATGCTCGCGAGCCTCGTCGACGACGTGCAGAACGATGTGATGCACCCGATCGGCGCGCAGACCATGCCGACGATGGCGGTCGACGAGGTCGAGGCGTTCCTCGATCGCAACGAGCGTTCGGTCTAGCTGCCCAGCTTCTCATTCCAGAGTTCGAGCAGCTCGGCCTCGTCGAAGAGGCGCTCCGGCGTGATGATCCGGTCCTCGGAGACGTAGTAGAACACCGCGTCGATGCGGTCGGGTGAGATGCCGGTCCAGTTCGCATAGGCGAGCCGGTACAGCGCGAGCTGCAGCTGCTTCTCCTCGAGGTCGGCGGCATCGCGCGGTGCCTTGCCGGTCTTCCAGTCGACGACCTGGAAGCGGTCGTGCTGTAGGGCATAGACGGCGTCGATCTTGCAGATAACGATGCGACCGGCGAACGGCAGGTGGATCTCCCGCTCGACCTCGATCGGCCGCCGCGCCGCCCAGGGCGAGCGCGAGAAGGTGTCCTGCAGGGCTTCGAGCTGCTGCTGCTCGAGCGGGGCATCCTGCTCGTCGAGTTCGCTGACCAGCGAGTCGATGACCTCGGTCGAGCCGCTGAGCCCGAACCGCTCCTCCACCCAGCTGTGGAACAGCGTGCCGAGCCGCGTCGCGCGATACGGCCGCTGCGGCATGGGCCGGCGCAGATCCGAGG
Coding sequences within:
- a CDS encoding phosphotransferase; translated protein: MARSHLTLAALATSAVADLDLVSASEFGSRHDNEFDSALLTGRDGKHWIIRVPRSEAAEAAQSADLVALQAISAGVRTRLPFAVSSFVGQTPVSGTRAVVYEFVYGSKVGLGDVEPALAASLGTAIAAIHNLPTSFVADAGLPIFGANEALRAAVSVMDRAAATSLVPAALLARWESAMEDSKLWQFQPTVVNNTLSADSVLTAHDEVTGILNWQELRVADPARDVAWLLASPYPVVVDAAFDAYTKHRGSADRQIRQRATLYSELEVAKWLLHGTDTRNTEIVDDAVEMLASLVDDVQNDVMHPIGAQTMPTMAVDEVEAFLDRNERSV